A single region of the Anomaloglossus baeobatrachus isolate aAnoBae1 chromosome 2, aAnoBae1.hap1, whole genome shotgun sequence genome encodes:
- the LOC142286463 gene encoding protein kinase C delta type-like, which produces MNLNFAGTTPAESPIIVTGLESFTFHKVIGEGGFGKVMLATHKASQQQVAVKMVKKRRLLNKSRDEILIERQVLEMTRKSPFSTRAFSTFQSQDYLFYVMEYLSGGDLRDIMSTNAPFPISVTRFLAAELICGLQFLHSRGIIHRDIKPENILLDSTGHLKIADFGAAVMNIFGDTKTSGWAGTRVYMAPEILQKKPYNTAVDWFSAGLVIYEMATGKHPFYRGKIDETTIKAMINDDPIFPSKMDPQLKAIIKGLLDKDPESRQKFVENIRDHPFFRKINWTDIEEARACPSFQLPPPPVMTSTTMKGVLSFTEANNPIAETCQKLFCGFTFANDGWKVIKSIPKPVISNRRPVKPHRRTFGSIDRDAFQRMWGRIKPWK; this is translated from the exons GGACAACCCCAGCTGAATCTCCCATCATTGTGACTGGActggagagcttcaccttccataaaGTCATTGGAGAGGgcggatttggtaaa GTCATGTTGGCCACACATAAGGCCTCCCAACAACAAGTGGCAGTGAAGATGGTGAAGAAGAGGCGCCTACTTAACAAATCAAGAGACGAGATCCTGATAGAACGACAGGTCctggagatgactaggaagagtccattCAGTACTCGGGCTTTttccaccttccagtcccag GACTACTTATTCTATGTCATGGAATATCTCAGTGGAGGAGACCTTCGAGACATCATGTCAACCAATGCCCCATTTCCTATTTCAGTCACCAG ATTTCTTGCTGCTGAGCTGATCTGTGGACTGCAATTTCTCCACTCAAGAGGTATCATACACAG AGACATAAAACCAGAGAACATTTTACTGGACAGCACAGGTCACTTGAAGATCGCTGATTTCGGTGCTGCCGTGATGAACATCTTTGGCGACACAAAGACTTCAGGTTGGGCCGGGACTCGTGtatacatggctcctgag ATTCTTCAAAAGAAGCCCTACAACACagcagtggactggttctctgctggtcTGGTGATATACGAGATGGCTACTGGCAAACATCCATTCTATCGAGGGAAAATTGATGAGACCACAATCAAAGCAATGATTAATGATGATCCTATCTTCCCAAGTAAAATGGACCCCCAACTCAAAGCCATCATTAAGGGG CTCTTGGATAAGGACCCAGAAAGTCGGCAGAAATTTGTGGAGAACATCAGAGATCATCCATTCTTTAGAAAGATCAACTGGACAGATATAGAGGAAGCCAGAGCGTGCCCTTCATTCCAGCTACCCCCT ccaccagtgatgacatcAACTACAATGAAAGGCGTCCTGTCCTTCACTGAAGCCAACAATCCAATAGCCGAAACATGTCAAAAACTGTTCTGTGGATTCACATTTGCCAATGACGGATGGAAGGTCATAAAATCAATACCAAAACCTGTAATATCTAATCGAAGGCCCGTAAAACCCCATCGCAG GACATTTGGCAGTATTGACAGGGACGCCTTCCAGAGGATGTGGGGGAGGATAAAACCCTGGAAGTGA